The proteins below are encoded in one region of Syngnathus acus chromosome 2, fSynAcu1.2, whole genome shotgun sequence:
- the ccnt1 gene encoding cyclin-T1 isoform X2 — protein sequence MAASLRSPPASCNNKWYYNRQEIDNNPSRRAGLDPDKELSYRQQAANLLQDMGQRLNVSQLTINTAIVYMHRFYMVQSFTRFHRNVISPAALFLAAKVEEQPRKLEHVIKVAHACLNPQDPSPDVRSDAYLQQAQDLVILESIILQTLAFEITIDHPHTHVVKCTQLVRVVSASKDLAQTSYFMATNSLHLTTFCLQYSPPVVACVCIHLACKWSNWEIPVSTDGKHWWEYVDPTVTLKLLDELTHEFLQILEKTPSRLKRIRNWKAGGQTPKAKPKVQEEGDQRDTMMSMISMASSESTVAGLMSLSAPASDKDRGTPGSAATWSGKSQGGAEQSNHEVHTPAKVSLSEYRAKNADVLAAQKRKLENMEASVKRDYANAAQVLIGQQQRKEKQQQSGSSSSNLANSSPIILKIPLEKERHDRSSLKMRFPAAGGGGARGPEQDIKVRIRVPEKQRGSSAEEGKSRDKHRGERSNHHHHHHHHHPSSSGASLSSSHKHSSTTSGAAGSGKKAPSDSSRTSSSSRKRTYPQEPLAGSHSASKVSKLSRNPYQLPSLSSSSDILPALSLPHHPPGSYSHPKGEKTDTNGHGATGGAQSNEYQDTFEMLNSLLSAQGVQPSQPSMFDYRSQYEDYKYSGGSRGSNSRPPPLPSDPPPPLPPLPK from the exons GTCCCAGCTTACAATTAATACAGCCATCGTGTACATGCATCGCTTCTACATGGTCCAGTCATTCACCAGATTTCACAGAAAT GTTATTTCTCCTGCTGCTCTTTTCCTGGCCGCCAAGGTTGAGGAGCAGCCCCGAAAGCTGGAACACGTTATCAAGGTGGCCCATGCCTGTCTCAATCCACAGGACCCTTCACCAGATGTACGCAGTGAT GCCTACCTGCAACAAGCCCAAGACCTGGTCATTCTTGAGAGCATAATACTCCAGACCTTGG CATTCGAAATCACCATTGACCATCCGCACACACATGTTGTCAAGTGCACCCAGCTTGTCCGAG ttgtttcagCGAGCAAGGATCTGGCGCAAACATCTTACTTCATGGCCACCAACAG TCTCCACTTGACCACCTTCTGTCTGCAATACAGTCCGCCTGTTGTGGCTTGCGTGTGCATCCATCTAGCCTGCAAGTGGTCCAACTGGGAGATTCCCGTGTCTACGGATGGCAAGCATTGGTGGGAATATGTTGACCCCACAGTAACCCTCAAACTACTAGATG AGCTCACGCACGAATTCCTGCAGATTCTGGAGAAAACGCCCAGCAGATTGAAGCGGATTCGCAACTGGAAG GCAGGAGGTCAGACGCCAAAGGCCAAGCCAAAGGTCCAAGAGGAGGGAGACCAGAGGGACACTATGATGAGCATGATCTCCATGGCCTCGTCTGAAAGCACTGTGGCGGGCCTGATGAGCCTCTCGGCACCGGCATCGGACAAAGACAGGGGGACGCCTGGCAGCGCGGCCACCTGGAGTGGAAAAAGTCAAGGGGGTGCCGAGCAGTCCAATCACGAGGTCCACACCCCCGCCAAGGTGTCATTAAGCGAGTACCGCGCCAAGAACGCCGACGTCCTGGCCGCGCAGAAAAGGAAGTTGGAGAACATGGAGGCCAGCGTGAAACGGGACTATGCCAACGCTGCCCAGGTTCTCATTGGTCAGCAGCAAAGGAAGGAGAAGCAGCAGCAATCGGGCTCATCTTCCTCAAACCTGGCCAACTCATCACCAATTATTCTGAAGATCCCCCTGGAGAAGGAGAGACACGATCGAAGCTCTTTGAAAATGAGGTTCCCCGCGGCGGGCGGGGGTGGCGCCAGGGGGCCGGAGCAGGACATCAAAGTACGCATTCGCGTGCCCGAAAAGCAAAGGGGGAGCTCAGCCGAGGAAGGCAAGAGCAGGGACAAGCACAGGGGGGAGCGCTccaaccaccaccaccatcaccaccaccatcaccctTCCTCCAGTGGCGCCTCCCTTTCCTCTTCCCACAAGCACTCGTCCACTACCAGCGGCGCAGCAGGAAGTGGCAAGAAAGCCCCCAGTGACTCGTCTCGAACTAGCTCGTCGTCGCGCAAGAGGACGTATCCGCAGGAACCTTTGGCGGGATCCCATTCCGCTTCCAAAGTCAGCAAGCTTTCTCGCAATCCCTACCAGCTGCCGTCCCTGTCTTCCTCATCTGACATCCTCCCCGCGCTGAGCCTCCCGCACCACCCCCCGGGGAGCTACTCGCACCCCAAAGGCGAAAAGACTGACACCAACGGGCACGGTGCAACGGGTGGCGCCCAGTCCAATGAGTACCAGGacacttttgaaatgttgaacTCTCTTCTGAGTGCGCAGGGGGTGCAGCCCTCACAGCCGTCCATGTTTGACTACAGATCTCAATACGAGGACTACAAGTACTCCGGCGGGTCCCGGGGGAGCAACAGCAGACCCCCACCCCTGCCTTCAGATCCCCCGCCCCCACTTCCACCCTTACCCAAATGA
- the ccnt1 gene encoding cyclin-T1 isoform X3: MAASLRSPPASCNNKWYYNRQEIDNNPSRRAGLDPDKELSYRQQAANLLQDMGQRLNVSQLTINTAIVYMHRFYMVQSFTRFHRNVISPAALFLAAKVEEQPRKLEHVIKVAHACLNPQDPSPDVRSDAYLQQAQDLVILESIILQTLAFEITIDHPHTHVVKCTQLVRASKDLAQTSYFMATNSLHLTTFCLQYSPPVVACVCIHLACKWSNWEIPVSTDGKHWWEYVDPTVTLKLLDELTHEFLQILEKTPSRLKRIRNWKAGGQTPKAKPKVQEEGDQRDTMMSMISMASSESTVAGLMSLSAPASDKDRGTPGSAATWSGKSQGGAEQSNHEVHTPAKVSLSEYRAKNADVLAAQKRKLENMEASVKRDYANAAQVLIGQQQRKEKQQQSGSSSSNLANSSPIILKIPLEKERHDRSSLKMRFPAAGGGGARGPEQDIKVRIRVPEKQRGSSAEEGKSRDKHRGERSNHHHHHHHHHPSSSGASLSSSHKHSSTTSGAAGSGKKAPSDSSRTSSSSRKRTYPQEPLAGSHSASKVSKLSRNPYQLPSLSSSSDILPALSLPHHPPGSYSHPKGEKTDTNGHGATGGAQSNEYQDTFEMLNSLLSAQGVQPSQPSMFDYRSQYEDYKYSGGSRGSNSRPPPLPSDPPPPLPPLPK; this comes from the exons GTCCCAGCTTACAATTAATACAGCCATCGTGTACATGCATCGCTTCTACATGGTCCAGTCATTCACCAGATTTCACAGAAAT GTTATTTCTCCTGCTGCTCTTTTCCTGGCCGCCAAGGTTGAGGAGCAGCCCCGAAAGCTGGAACACGTTATCAAGGTGGCCCATGCCTGTCTCAATCCACAGGACCCTTCACCAGATGTACGCAGTGAT GCCTACCTGCAACAAGCCCAAGACCTGGTCATTCTTGAGAGCATAATACTCCAGACCTTGG CATTCGAAATCACCATTGACCATCCGCACACACATGTTGTCAAGTGCACCCAGCTTGTCCGAG CGAGCAAGGATCTGGCGCAAACATCTTACTTCATGGCCACCAACAG TCTCCACTTGACCACCTTCTGTCTGCAATACAGTCCGCCTGTTGTGGCTTGCGTGTGCATCCATCTAGCCTGCAAGTGGTCCAACTGGGAGATTCCCGTGTCTACGGATGGCAAGCATTGGTGGGAATATGTTGACCCCACAGTAACCCTCAAACTACTAGATG AGCTCACGCACGAATTCCTGCAGATTCTGGAGAAAACGCCCAGCAGATTGAAGCGGATTCGCAACTGGAAG GCAGGAGGTCAGACGCCAAAGGCCAAGCCAAAGGTCCAAGAGGAGGGAGACCAGAGGGACACTATGATGAGCATGATCTCCATGGCCTCGTCTGAAAGCACTGTGGCGGGCCTGATGAGCCTCTCGGCACCGGCATCGGACAAAGACAGGGGGACGCCTGGCAGCGCGGCCACCTGGAGTGGAAAAAGTCAAGGGGGTGCCGAGCAGTCCAATCACGAGGTCCACACCCCCGCCAAGGTGTCATTAAGCGAGTACCGCGCCAAGAACGCCGACGTCCTGGCCGCGCAGAAAAGGAAGTTGGAGAACATGGAGGCCAGCGTGAAACGGGACTATGCCAACGCTGCCCAGGTTCTCATTGGTCAGCAGCAAAGGAAGGAGAAGCAGCAGCAATCGGGCTCATCTTCCTCAAACCTGGCCAACTCATCACCAATTATTCTGAAGATCCCCCTGGAGAAGGAGAGACACGATCGAAGCTCTTTGAAAATGAGGTTCCCCGCGGCGGGCGGGGGTGGCGCCAGGGGGCCGGAGCAGGACATCAAAGTACGCATTCGCGTGCCCGAAAAGCAAAGGGGGAGCTCAGCCGAGGAAGGCAAGAGCAGGGACAAGCACAGGGGGGAGCGCTccaaccaccaccaccatcaccaccaccatcaccctTCCTCCAGTGGCGCCTCCCTTTCCTCTTCCCACAAGCACTCGTCCACTACCAGCGGCGCAGCAGGAAGTGGCAAGAAAGCCCCCAGTGACTCGTCTCGAACTAGCTCGTCGTCGCGCAAGAGGACGTATCCGCAGGAACCTTTGGCGGGATCCCATTCCGCTTCCAAAGTCAGCAAGCTTTCTCGCAATCCCTACCAGCTGCCGTCCCTGTCTTCCTCATCTGACATCCTCCCCGCGCTGAGCCTCCCGCACCACCCCCCGGGGAGCTACTCGCACCCCAAAGGCGAAAAGACTGACACCAACGGGCACGGTGCAACGGGTGGCGCCCAGTCCAATGAGTACCAGGacacttttgaaatgttgaacTCTCTTCTGAGTGCGCAGGGGGTGCAGCCCTCACAGCCGTCCATGTTTGACTACAGATCTCAATACGAGGACTACAAGTACTCCGGCGGGTCCCGGGGGAGCAACAGCAGACCCCCACCCCTGCCTTCAGATCCCCCGCCCCCACTTCCACCCTTACCCAAATGA
- the ccnt1 gene encoding cyclin-T1 isoform X1, translating to MAASLRSPPASCNNKWYYNRQEIDNNPSRRAGLDPDKELSYRQQAANLLQDMGQRLNVSQLTINTAIVYMHRFYMVQSFTRFHRNVISPAALFLAAKVEEQPRKLEHVIKVAHACLNPQDPSPDVRSDAYLQQAQDLVILESIILQTLAFEITIDHPHTHVVKCTQLVRGEHRMALLICFWDEAEGTHTCFCVVQQTQMLSMLFWCVVVSASKDLAQTSYFMATNSLHLTTFCLQYSPPVVACVCIHLACKWSNWEIPVSTDGKHWWEYVDPTVTLKLLDELTHEFLQILEKTPSRLKRIRNWKAGGQTPKAKPKVQEEGDQRDTMMSMISMASSESTVAGLMSLSAPASDKDRGTPGSAATWSGKSQGGAEQSNHEVHTPAKVSLSEYRAKNADVLAAQKRKLENMEASVKRDYANAAQVLIGQQQRKEKQQQSGSSSSNLANSSPIILKIPLEKERHDRSSLKMRFPAAGGGGARGPEQDIKVRIRVPEKQRGSSAEEGKSRDKHRGERSNHHHHHHHHHPSSSGASLSSSHKHSSTTSGAAGSGKKAPSDSSRTSSSSRKRTYPQEPLAGSHSASKVSKLSRNPYQLPSLSSSSDILPALSLPHHPPGSYSHPKGEKTDTNGHGATGGAQSNEYQDTFEMLNSLLSAQGVQPSQPSMFDYRSQYEDYKYSGGSRGSNSRPPPLPSDPPPPLPPLPK from the exons GTCCCAGCTTACAATTAATACAGCCATCGTGTACATGCATCGCTTCTACATGGTCCAGTCATTCACCAGATTTCACAGAAAT GTTATTTCTCCTGCTGCTCTTTTCCTGGCCGCCAAGGTTGAGGAGCAGCCCCGAAAGCTGGAACACGTTATCAAGGTGGCCCATGCCTGTCTCAATCCACAGGACCCTTCACCAGATGTACGCAGTGAT GCCTACCTGCAACAAGCCCAAGACCTGGTCATTCTTGAGAGCATAATACTCCAGACCTTGG CATTCGAAATCACCATTGACCATCCGCACACACATGTTGTCAAGTGCACCCAGCTTGTCCGAGGTGAGCATCGAATGGCCCTTTTGAtatgtttttgggatgagGCGGAGGGCACGCATACATGCTTTTGTGTTGTTCAACAGACTCAGATGTTAAGTATGCTTTTctggtgtgttgttgtttcagCGAGCAAGGATCTGGCGCAAACATCTTACTTCATGGCCACCAACAG TCTCCACTTGACCACCTTCTGTCTGCAATACAGTCCGCCTGTTGTGGCTTGCGTGTGCATCCATCTAGCCTGCAAGTGGTCCAACTGGGAGATTCCCGTGTCTACGGATGGCAAGCATTGGTGGGAATATGTTGACCCCACAGTAACCCTCAAACTACTAGATG AGCTCACGCACGAATTCCTGCAGATTCTGGAGAAAACGCCCAGCAGATTGAAGCGGATTCGCAACTGGAAG GCAGGAGGTCAGACGCCAAAGGCCAAGCCAAAGGTCCAAGAGGAGGGAGACCAGAGGGACACTATGATGAGCATGATCTCCATGGCCTCGTCTGAAAGCACTGTGGCGGGCCTGATGAGCCTCTCGGCACCGGCATCGGACAAAGACAGGGGGACGCCTGGCAGCGCGGCCACCTGGAGTGGAAAAAGTCAAGGGGGTGCCGAGCAGTCCAATCACGAGGTCCACACCCCCGCCAAGGTGTCATTAAGCGAGTACCGCGCCAAGAACGCCGACGTCCTGGCCGCGCAGAAAAGGAAGTTGGAGAACATGGAGGCCAGCGTGAAACGGGACTATGCCAACGCTGCCCAGGTTCTCATTGGTCAGCAGCAAAGGAAGGAGAAGCAGCAGCAATCGGGCTCATCTTCCTCAAACCTGGCCAACTCATCACCAATTATTCTGAAGATCCCCCTGGAGAAGGAGAGACACGATCGAAGCTCTTTGAAAATGAGGTTCCCCGCGGCGGGCGGGGGTGGCGCCAGGGGGCCGGAGCAGGACATCAAAGTACGCATTCGCGTGCCCGAAAAGCAAAGGGGGAGCTCAGCCGAGGAAGGCAAGAGCAGGGACAAGCACAGGGGGGAGCGCTccaaccaccaccaccatcaccaccaccatcaccctTCCTCCAGTGGCGCCTCCCTTTCCTCTTCCCACAAGCACTCGTCCACTACCAGCGGCGCAGCAGGAAGTGGCAAGAAAGCCCCCAGTGACTCGTCTCGAACTAGCTCGTCGTCGCGCAAGAGGACGTATCCGCAGGAACCTTTGGCGGGATCCCATTCCGCTTCCAAAGTCAGCAAGCTTTCTCGCAATCCCTACCAGCTGCCGTCCCTGTCTTCCTCATCTGACATCCTCCCCGCGCTGAGCCTCCCGCACCACCCCCCGGGGAGCTACTCGCACCCCAAAGGCGAAAAGACTGACACCAACGGGCACGGTGCAACGGGTGGCGCCCAGTCCAATGAGTACCAGGacacttttgaaatgttgaacTCTCTTCTGAGTGCGCAGGGGGTGCAGCCCTCACAGCCGTCCATGTTTGACTACAGATCTCAATACGAGGACTACAAGTACTCCGGCGGGTCCCGGGGGAGCAACAGCAGACCCCCACCCCTGCCTTCAGATCCCCCGCCCCCACTTCCACCCTTACCCAAATGA